The segment ATCCAACAATAAGAACAATTCTTTAGACGCAGTTAAAATACATAAAAGTCGACTTATCATATATGAAAACTTTGATTATATCTTAAAAAGATATGTTCCGTGTTATACCGAAAGCTTTTTACTAGATATTTATTTATTTGAAAAGATATACGTAGAAATAGAAAGACGTATTGAAAACCACAATTTTTTGTTTTACAAAGATGAATCTTTAGTACAACTACAAGACGCACTTTCTAGTGCAACAACTTCTTTAAGTGCACTTACTCAGAGTAATAATGATAGGGGAAGTGGCATTTTATCTTCTTTTTTGAGAAAACAAAATTCAAACAATCATAGTAAAGATATTTCTAATTTAAGAAACCTTAATGACTCATTATCACAGGAGCTTGCTAGGCTAAAAAGTAATCTAAATAATGAGGGAATGTTTTATACGGCCACCCCTAGTGCTAGTTTAGAGGTTATTAAATACGACCTTAGTTACTTAAAGGAGGCTTTAGCATTAATTAAGGCAAAAATTGGTGCAGATACTAAAGAGCCCTTAACCAGAAGTTTTAACGAACAGGCTAAAGGGCTAGGAAATGATGGTAAAGGGGATAGGAGTAATTATTACGATTTTTTAAAGGGTGTGCAAGAACAAGTTGAGAACGCTTGTAACTTGAAACTTACAAAGTATTTCGGGCTTGATATGAAGTTTAATTCTCTGATTATGTTAAGTGAAGAGCAAAAAGTGGAAAGAGATATAAAGCTAATTGAGCTTTACAGTAAATATAACCAGCTTATACAAAGTAGCTCCTTTGATAATGAGGAGCTAGCGATTTTAAAAGAGAAATTATTCTCATTTTGAGAAAAGGAGTTAAAAGATGACTGAGAAAAAAGAAAAAGAAGACCTGCAAGCACAAGATAAAGAAGAGCAGCAAAATAAGGCTGATACTAAAGTTATAAGTGCGCAGGAATTTGAAGAGTACATGCGCTTTAAAGAGCAAACAGACAATGTAAACCCCCTAAAGAGGTAAGGCGTGATGAGTATAAATGAGCGAATAACAAAAGAACTTGCAGAAGTTGAAGATCGAGAGCGTGTTGAAAAGCAATTGTTACTAGAGGCTGAGCGAATTAATGAAATTGATACACTTGTAAAAGCGCATCTTAGCAACCATTTTAACAAGGAAGTGTTACTTGCAAAAGGATACACCCTAAAAGACATTATGCAGGCACAACGTAGAGAGCTTGTTCGTAAGTTTGTTCCAATTGAGCAAATTAAAGCTATTGCTAAAGCGTCAGATATAAGTCATATCGATGGAGAGATACTAGAACAACTTGTTTCTTTAGCAAAAGTGAATATTAAATTAAGAAAAACTGGGAGTAGCAATTCTTCTTCTGTTGACTCTGTCAGAGGCAATATTGTTGTTAAATCAGAAGAGAGAGCAAGTTTGCTTGATTCTAATTTTGTGCCCATTAATTTCACGGAGTTTGTACAAGCGATAAGTAATACTTACAAGCAAAGACGAGCTCAATTTTATGAGAATCTAAAAAGACATAAAAGAACAAGTATTGCTTAAAGGAGTTTTTAATGAGCGATGGTATTACAAAAATAAAAGAAGATTTTGATAAAAAAGTTGCAGAAATTAAAGCATTAATGAAAAATCCTCAGCAAGATGCTGGTTTGCTTAGTAATTCTGTAGATTTTAGAGATAAAAATCTAATTTACTCCAATTCGGATGGAGTTTTTACTAGTAGTAAAGATAAAATAGAAAATTATCCTGCTAAAGGGTATCCATACAAGCGTGGAGTCAAGCTTAGTTTTAGTGCAGATAGTACTACAGAGCTAGAAGTTGAGGCTGGTGGTGGGGATGACTTGTACGGAATATGCACTGATATAGATGAGTTTACTGGCATGGCAACTGTAGTTCCAATTACAAATAACTTCACGGGGTATTTAACATTTAAGAAAAATGGAAATGGTGTAAACCCAGGTGATAAGCTGCATTTTAATGCACAAGGAGAGCTTGAAAAGAATGGGGGAAATGATAAATCTGTTAATGCTATAGCACTTTCAAAAGTACATAAATTAACCGAAGAGTTATCTATAGTGCTTGCTAGTGTTTTTGGGAATAGAGCTTTAAAAGGTAATTAAATTATGGCTTTAAAAGGCAAAGGGCAAGCTAAATCTCCTAATGTTGATGATAATCCACAATTAGGGTTAGAATCAGAAATTCCAGTTGCTCCTAGATCTAAACGTCAAACAAGACAGGCTGAAGAAGTACAAGCAAAAGATCCTTATTTAGATTCGGTTAAAGAACTTGACGATGTTCTTTTAAAATTTAAAAAATATTCAAAATCAATGAGTTCGATTGAAAATAAGGTTTTTAGTAGTTCGGGCGGTTGTTTTAAATCAAAGAATGAGCGAGTTAATGCTTATTCTTTTACATGTTCAAGCTTTGCAGACAAAATAGAAGAATATTCTTACGACCCAGCAAATAGTTTTCCATATAAGCGTGGGGTTAAACTTGTTCTAAAAGAGAGCTCTATATATGTTGAAGTTGGTGCTGATACTGATATGTATGGGATATGTGTAGATGTATGTGAGTTTAGTAGTACTGCGTATGTATTGCCAATTACGAATAACTTTGAAGGGTATCTTGTTACAAGAAATCCGAGTATAAAAATGGGAGAAATATTGGATATAAATAACAATGGGGTTATTATCAAGGCTGGTGGTGGGCCACCAACCGTAATTAATGCATATGCCCTCTCTGATTCATTTACAATCAATTTTGCACCCGAAGATGAACATCAAGATCAAGCTAGATATCCCAAACAAGAGTATTCTATTAATTTGATAAAAGTTGCAATTTTTGGCAATAGAGGCCTTGAGAAAACAGTAACACCTGAAGCTGGTGGTTAAGCCTTGGGCAATAAAAGGAGTTAAACAAATGGCAGACACAACGCAATTATTAAAAGATTATCAAGAGAAGAGAAGTAAACTTGAAAAGTTTATGAAAAATCCCCAGCATGACGCTGGTTTGCTTAGCAATTCTGTAGAGTTTAGAGATAAAAACATACAATTTTTTGCCTCTGGAGGCACTAGAACCAGCAAATTTGACAAATTAGAAAATCATCCATTTTCTGGGTATCCATACAAGCGTGGGGTAAAAAGAGTTATTCAAGAGGAAAAAGCTGATCAAATTCACTATGAACCCCACGTTGAGGCTGGTGGTAAAGATGATTTATACGGAATATGCATTGATATAGATGAGTTTAGCAAAACAGCCACTATTGTTCCAATTACAAATAATTTTGAGGGTTATTTAGTAGCAAAAGATTCTACGCTTAAAGTAAAAGACAAACTTGTTTTTAATAAAGACGGTGCTCTTGAAAAGGTGACTGGAGCACCACCAAATAAGGCAACTATTAATGCGATAGCGTTGTCTGATGCAAAACAAATTAGTAACGATGTTTTTTTAATAAAAGTAGCAGTATTTGGAAATAAAGCTGTAAGTAAAAATTAATGATATTTGGGAGGATTTAATATGGAATTATTTGATGAAAATTATTATGCAAAAGCTGTGGCTAATATTATAGGGGAAGTTAAAGATCCTATAATGTATAAATGGTTTTCGCCTGATCAAATTGAAGATGTTGATCTTCAGATGGGCTACCAAAGAACTGTAAAGTGGGATGCGTTTTTAAATGCTAATCCTACAACGATTGCTAATGAAGTTAATACTATTTCAACTATTGGATTTAGTTCTGAAGTGGTAAGACTTAATTACTTAAAATTACAGTACAAATTTAGGCACTTAAAGCAGGCGTCTGAAAAATTTTACACTTCAGACTCATATCTTGGTGACATTAATAACAACTTACTTCCTTTCTCTCAAGCCTATAAGCTTGCAAGTAGCGAGATTATTAAACTTATTAATCACTTTGTACTAACAGGCACTGTTTCAATTCAAAAAGATGGAAAAAATCAAAAACGTCTACTTCCCAATATGTATGGACTTCTTAATATGCCACATCAAGTAAAAGAAGAGGTTGAAAGTGCTAATAAGGACAAAATGGATAAAATATTTGAAAAAATTGAGGCGGGACTTTCAAAGTTAGAGCTAGGAGACGAATTTTCTACACCTATGATGGTAATAGTTGACCCTACAACTTCGCTCAAACTCGTAAAGCCCTACGCAGCAGCACAGGGTGCAGCAAGTAGCTGCGAAAAATGGGAGGATGTTTTGATTCAAACTATTAAGGCTATTAATAATAGAGAAGATGTCTACATTGAAACTTCAAACTTGCTAAAACATCAAATACTTATTTACCCATTAAACCCAGAGCTTATTAAGTTTAAACCTAGCAAGTATATGTTGCCTACACCAAATGAACAAGTGGATAAAGATTCAACTGATATTGCTCATTCATACATTGATTTTGTTTTAGGAGGGCTACTTGCTACTAGAAAAACTATTTTGCAAGTACATATTAAACAAAGTTAAAAACATAAGGTAAATCGAAGTGAGCGAACAAAAAAACTTACAAACACAAGTTGAGGCTGAAGAAGAACTTTTGGTAACAAAACTTCATTCTGAAGTGTTATTGTTACTAGGAATAGACAAACTTGCATTAAGTAGGCAAAATTTTCTACTTCATTTATCTTTACTTCAAGCTATTCTAGTAACACGTGGGATTGATGCTAGCTCACTTACATATGAACAAATATTTTTACTTACCCTTTACCATATGGGTTGTCAATTAAGAAAACAGGGAGTTGTTCAAGAATTTGAATTTGATAGGATCAAAAAAGAGAAATTCAATGAACTTGAACTTAATTATTATCCTAGTAGCAGTGGAGGCGAAGAAGGTGGCGAGGGGGGTTGTGGCTCAAACAAGAATTTTTGTTCACAACTTGATGCATTTTTAGAAAAATTAAAAAGAGAAACTTCAACGCCATCTTGTGTGGGAGTTGTCTAATGAATGGTGTTAGAAAAAGACTTTCTGATATGTCATTTCGTATGATCAACGTATTTAAGGATCCTAAACCCTTAAAGTTTTATAAAGGTACTGTTGTAAAGCTTGAAAATGATTCTTCTTATCAGAGAGTATTTGATAAAAATAAGTACACTGAATTCGCAGGAGTTATTATTGACATAAAGCCACAAGAACTTGCAATTCTTTATGATTCTGATATGTCTGATATTCAAGGATATTCCAAACTTTACACATATCAAGACCTTAACTATGAACTAAAAGACCGAATATCAATTGCAGATTTAGTTTACTTTGAAATATTTAGTATTGACTCTTCAATCGGATATTTTACTTTGGTTTTAAAGGAATTTATATGGACAAACTAGAATTTAAAATGGAATTGGAAATTGGGTGGTTTGGTGGTCGTGCAGGTATTGCTAAAATGCATGAAAAAGGGAGTAGCAATTTACCAGCAAGAAAACATTTAACCAAAATTGCTAGTAGTTCTGAGTTTAGAGAATATATCAATAATAGCTATATAAATTCTAAGTTTAATCTTGACCCTAAATCGGGAATGGAGGCTATTGGACAAGCTTTTATAAGATACTATGAAAATTATCTACTATCAGCACAAGTCACTCCAGCCTTAAAGGCTAATACAATCAAAAGTAAGTTTAAAAGGGGTAGTAACACTGCAGCAATTCCACTTGTTGATACAGCCAAAATGTTATCAGAGATTACTTATAAGGTAACACTTGAATGATTTTCACTTTAGATATGGTATTAAATCATTTAACTAAAATATTTAAAGGGTTTAAGGCGTATGCAACTGAAAATAATTTTGAGTGCGATATCATAAATACCTACAATCATCCATATCTTTCAAAAATCACAGCTGCTAGCTCAAATATAATAGCATTGAAATTTGCTGGTACAGAAAATCTATTTGATCATAATTCTAGAGCAGGTGTATTTTATGAGAATGCTTTGGAATTTAGTATAAATTTTCAAATATATATTATTGCAATAGTGTTAAACGCCAAAGACTTTGATGCTAATTCACGCATGTTAATGCTTTATAGTATGCTTAGTGACTTTCTACACAATAAAGCTCATAAGTATACTTTGCCCAGTCTACAACCCGAATATATTAATAAAATTAACTTCTACATTTACCCAACATCTAATATGCAAACAGTTGGACTGATTAATTTAGGCACAAAATATAGCAACCATGCATACAGTGCATCTATAGCATTCAATGCTAGTGTAAAAGCAATTGAAATTTTAAAGGAGGAATACGAAATTGCCGCAAGATACAATTAGTGTAAGTTTTATTGACTCTAGGATTCAGACTAGTAGGCCCAATTATTATAATCCACTTTTGGTTTACAAAACAGCTAAAATCAAAGTTAACAAAGATACTGCTAGCTATAAAATATTGAATTTAACCGTTAATAATTATGAAAAACAAATTGAAACTTTAGAAAAAGAGAATGGAAATGGAGA is part of the Borreliella burgdorferi B31 genome and harbors:
- a CDS encoding DUF1073 domain-containing protein, which gives rise to MCDLRKTKLIDKISSLELYKYSIFFRNYIENVAEDCLKNGLILESAAHNVSEVELARLKVQLKNALLNCIISYRFHGIGYVLVKTKDTLIDLEQPVNIELPIGFEYLDYEYVRDLGVDFDHITYKVKSNNKNNSLDAVKIHKSRLIIYENFDYILKRYVPCYTESFLLDIYLFEKIYVEIERRIENHNFLFYKDESLVQLQDALSSATTSLSALTQSNNDRGSGILSSFLRKQNSNNHSKDISNLRNLNDSLSQELARLKSNLNNEGMFYTATPSASLEVIKYDLSYLKEALALIKAKIGADTKEPLTRSFNEQAKGLGNDGKGDRSNYYDFLKGVQEQVENACNLKLTKYFGLDMKFNSLIMLSEEQKVERDIKLIELYSKYNQLIQSSSFDNEELAILKEKLFSF
- a CDS encoding DUF228 domain-containing protein; its protein translation is MSDGITKIKEDFDKKVAEIKALMKNPQQDAGLLSNSVDFRDKNLIYSNSDGVFTSSKDKIENYPAKGYPYKRGVKLSFSADSTTELEVEAGGGDDLYGICTDIDEFTGMATVVPITNNFTGYLTFKKNGNGVNPGDKLHFNAQGELEKNGGNDKSVNAIALSKVHKLTEELSIVLASVFGNRALKGN
- a CDS encoding DUF228 domain-containing protein, with protein sequence MALKGKGQAKSPNVDDNPQLGLESEIPVAPRSKRQTRQAEEVQAKDPYLDSVKELDDVLLKFKKYSKSMSSIENKVFSSSGGCFKSKNERVNAYSFTCSSFADKIEEYSYDPANSFPYKRGVKLVLKESSIYVEVGADTDMYGICVDVCEFSSTAYVLPITNNFEGYLVTRNPSIKMGEILDINNNGVIIKAGGGPPTVINAYALSDSFTINFAPEDEHQDQARYPKQEYSINLIKVAIFGNRGLEKTVTPEAGG
- a CDS encoding DUF228 domain-containing protein; translated protein: MADTTQLLKDYQEKRSKLEKFMKNPQHDAGLLSNSVEFRDKNIQFFASGGTRTSKFDKLENHPFSGYPYKRGVKRVIQEEKADQIHYEPHVEAGGKDDLYGICIDIDEFSKTATIVPITNNFEGYLVAKDSTLKVKDKLVFNKDGALEKVTGAPPNKATINAIALSDAKQISNDVFLIKVAVFGNKAVSKN
- a CDS encoding DUF3890 domain-containing protein, translated to MSEQKNLQTQVEAEEELLVTKLHSEVLLLLGIDKLALSRQNFLLHLSLLQAILVTRGIDASSLTYEQIFLLTLYHMGCQLRKQGVVQEFEFDRIKKEKFNELELNYYPSSSGGEEGGEGGCGSNKNFCSQLDAFLEKLKRETSTPSCVGVV
- a CDS encoding DUF1506 family protein; translated protein: MNGVRKRLSDMSFRMINVFKDPKPLKFYKGTVVKLENDSSYQRVFDKNKYTEFAGVIIDIKPQELAILYDSDMSDIQGYSKLYTYQDLNYELKDRISIADLVYFEIFSIDSSIGYFTLVLKEFIWTN
- a CDS encoding DUF764 family protein, with product MIFTLDMVLNHLTKIFKGFKAYATENNFECDIINTYNHPYLSKITAASSNIIALKFAGTENLFDHNSRAGVFYENALEFSINFQIYIIAIVLNAKDFDANSRMLMLYSMLSDFLHNKAHKYTLPSLQPEYINKINFYIYPTSNMQTVGLINLGTKYSNHAYSASIAFNASVKAIEILKEEYEIAARYN